The following are from one region of the Pocillopora verrucosa isolate sample1 chromosome 3, ASM3666991v2, whole genome shotgun sequence genome:
- the LOC131771998 gene encoding glucose-6-phosphate exchanger SLC37A4 isoform X2 yields the protein MAPLKDSNFRRYQIIRWMVYISLFLGYSFYYFSRKSYTFAIPALIQDLNLKKNELGAITSGFAAMYGVGKFTGGLLSDTLSPRTMFTAGMLLTGMINILIGFTGNVWLLTFLWSMNGLAQGCGWPPCTKLLREWFSPYELGTLWSLLTAGCNLATSISPVLTAFLTSNFGWSAAFITPGVSTAAMSVLAYYLICDSPSEIGLEEFTQRTTMKSRTENKTVENKKDYIITMLHSPFLWVLSAGYLLTLFVKTGVGEWTQLFLIQTIGRTQYDSSVAMSFLEIGGLFGSITSGYITDKLVLKYGTSTLSSPRVPPMIGFAFLQLACVYLLHTAVTSSTSLWFISTLIFGIGFSLYTAINLYGVLAMENSPPGLSGTAHAIVALAANAIYCMEPPHSPVPEFFL from the exons ATGGCGCCTCTGAAGGACTCCAACTTTCGCCGTTATCAAATAATTCGATGGATGGTTTATATCTCACTATTTTTAGGTTACTCCTTCTATTATTTCTCCAGAAAGTCTTACACCTTCGCCATACCGGCCTTAATACAAGACCTTAACCTAAAAAAGAATGAACTCGGTGCAATAACGAGTGGTTTCGCAGCGATGTACGGTGTTGGAAAATTTACGGGCGGCTTATTATCAGATACTCTGAGTCCTAGAACGATGTTTACGGCAGGAATGTTATTAACTGGGATGATAAACATTCTTATTGGATTCACTGGGAACGTCTGGCTTTTGACTTTTCTCTGGAGCATGAATGGTCTGGCTCAAGGTTGTGGTTGGCCGCCGTGTACTAAATTACTCAGAGAGTGGTTCTCTCCTTATGAG TTGGGTACACTGTGGAGTCTTCTTACAGCTGGCTGTAACCTAGCAACGAGCATTTCTCCTGTGTTAACTGCATTTCTTACTTCAAACTTTGGTTGGTCAGCAGCATTCATTACTCCTGGAGTCAGTACTGCCGCAATGTCTGTTTTAGCTTACTACCTTATTTGTGATTCTCCATCAGAAATAGGACTGGAGGAATTTACCCAAAGAACTACTATGAAAtcaagaactgaaaacaaaacagtagaGAACAAGAAGGACTACATTATTACAATGCTTCACAGTCCATTTTTGTGGGTTTTAAGTGCAGGATATCTACTGACTTTGTTTGTGAAGACTGGAGTTGGTGAATGGACACAACTATTTTTGATACAGACAATTGGAAGAACACAATATGATA GTAGTGTTGCTATGAGTTTTTTAGAGATAGGTGGACTCTTTGGTAGCATAACATCTGGTTATATAACGGACAAGTTGGTGCTTAAG TATGGAACCTCCACACTCTCCAGTCCAAGAGTTCCTCCTATGATTGGCTTTGCATTTTTACAGTTAGCCTGTGTGTATCTCTTACACACAGCAGTAACATCATCCACTTCACTG TGGTTTATTTCAACACTGATATTTGGCATAGGCTTCTCATTATACACAGCAATAAATCTGTATGGGGTGCTGGCCATGGAGAACAGTCCACCAGGACTCAGTGGAACAGCTCATGCAATTGTCGCATTAGCTGCAAATG CAATTTACTGTATGGAACCTCCACACTCTCCAGTCCCAGAGTTCTTCCTATGA
- the LOC131771998 gene encoding glucose-6-phosphate exchanger SLC37A4 isoform X1, which produces MAPLKDSNFRRYQIIRWMVYISLFLGYSFYYFSRKSYTFAIPALIQDLNLKKNELGAITSGFAAMYGVGKFTGGLLSDTLSPRTMFTAGMLLTGMINILIGFTGNVWLLTFLWSMNGLAQGCGWPPCTKLLREWFSPYELGTLWSLLTAGCNLATSISPVLTAFLTSNFGWSAAFITPGVSTAAMSVLAYYLICDSPSEIGLEEFTQRTTMKSRTENKTVENKKDYIITMLHSPFLWVLSAGYLLTLFVKTGVGEWTQLFLIQTIGRTQYDSSVAMSFLEIGGLFGSITSGYITDKLVLKYGTSTLSSPRVPPMIGFAFLQLACVYLLHTAVTSSTSLWFISTLIFGIGFSLYTAINLYGVLAMENSPPGLSGTAHAIVALAANVGATLAGIPLTTISKVYDWGGVFVCLELASLFCGCLLIGARNVNRHMIESSKLQ; this is translated from the exons ATGGCGCCTCTGAAGGACTCCAACTTTCGCCGTTATCAAATAATTCGATGGATGGTTTATATCTCACTATTTTTAGGTTACTCCTTCTATTATTTCTCCAGAAAGTCTTACACCTTCGCCATACCGGCCTTAATACAAGACCTTAACCTAAAAAAGAATGAACTCGGTGCAATAACGAGTGGTTTCGCAGCGATGTACGGTGTTGGAAAATTTACGGGCGGCTTATTATCAGATACTCTGAGTCCTAGAACGATGTTTACGGCAGGAATGTTATTAACTGGGATGATAAACATTCTTATTGGATTCACTGGGAACGTCTGGCTTTTGACTTTTCTCTGGAGCATGAATGGTCTGGCTCAAGGTTGTGGTTGGCCGCCGTGTACTAAATTACTCAGAGAGTGGTTCTCTCCTTATGAG TTGGGTACACTGTGGAGTCTTCTTACAGCTGGCTGTAACCTAGCAACGAGCATTTCTCCTGTGTTAACTGCATTTCTTACTTCAAACTTTGGTTGGTCAGCAGCATTCATTACTCCTGGAGTCAGTACTGCCGCAATGTCTGTTTTAGCTTACTACCTTATTTGTGATTCTCCATCAGAAATAGGACTGGAGGAATTTACCCAAAGAACTACTATGAAAtcaagaactgaaaacaaaacagtagaGAACAAGAAGGACTACATTATTACAATGCTTCACAGTCCATTTTTGTGGGTTTTAAGTGCAGGATATCTACTGACTTTGTTTGTGAAGACTGGAGTTGGTGAATGGACACAACTATTTTTGATACAGACAATTGGAAGAACACAATATGATA GTAGTGTTGCTATGAGTTTTTTAGAGATAGGTGGACTCTTTGGTAGCATAACATCTGGTTATATAACGGACAAGTTGGTGCTTAAG TATGGAACCTCCACACTCTCCAGTCCAAGAGTTCCTCCTATGATTGGCTTTGCATTTTTACAGTTAGCCTGTGTGTATCTCTTACACACAGCAGTAACATCATCCACTTCACTG TGGTTTATTTCAACACTGATATTTGGCATAGGCTTCTCATTATACACAGCAATAAATCTGTATGGGGTGCTGGCCATGGAGAACAGTCCACCAGGACTCAGTGGAACAGCTCATGCAATTGTCGCATTAGCTGCAAATG tggGAGCAACACTGGCAGGAATTCCTCTGACAACAATCAGTAAGGTGTATGACTGGGGAGGTGTCTTTGTCTGTCTTGAGCTGGCATCTTTGTTCTGTGGCTGTTTGCTGATTGGAGCCCGTAATGTCAACAGGCATATGATTGAATCTTCAAAGCTCCAGTAA